The region GACTGAATAATTAATTGCATGTTTATTAAATTAATCAGAAAAGCTTCaacgtttttttaaagcccaTTCTTAATTTTAATTCCCCCCCGTGTCTTTTTGCCCTCTGCGTCAGTCgtcgtttcttttctttccttttttatttactacCAAACTAATTCCCTGAAGTTTCAATTTGTAAATTTTGTGgtctttattttttgatttcattttatttgttgtttttgtttcgttcttcttctttctgttaaATCCGCGCATTTCCACCTGTCTTTCCCATCTTTCCcccccacctgtctgtctgtcagtcacaaGTCAGCGAAACGGgaactaaagaaaaacattatttgtcAGCAAAGTTTCAATAATCTTATTCCAATTATTATATAGGCTACTTATTATCAATATTAGGATATATCAAAAGCTTTAATACGTCCAACTCAatcatttagaaaatgtgtcttcttcatttttgagtaaaacattttaaatccccGTTACATTTCTCATTTAGGCTAACTCTGCTGCAAGAAACCATTCtcatcttttattattatttatttatttagcctaAATAATTTAACCGGTTGTTCTACTGGGCGTCTTGTGAAAAGATTTAACGGAGAAAGTCAATTGGCCTTGTTCCATCATTACCAAACGtttccccccctttctctccgGACAAGCTGTAAACTGCTACACATTTgtagatgctttttttttgcgacatattaatgatttaaaacattttaattcagaACTAAAGGTCGTCCGTtaaatttctgttttattttggcctATATGCTATAAATAGAATTAAGCTTTCAACAGGCAGTACTTTCAATAAGCTATTCTTGTTTCTACAGTCTGAATGCGCAACAGATTGAAGAAGCTGCGTAGCCTACCGTATACTGAGTTTTATTCTTAACAGTAACACAAGACAATTTAACAGATTTATTTCTGAATCAGGATAatcatttaataaattgaacttcctgtatttttaagatttcattttatatcctattttatttcatgttctACTTCAGATAAGAATCGCGGCAGGTgcattggatgtttttttttttctattttagttCTTCCGATATAATTTCAAAGTAAATACAATCACCTACCTTGATTTATTATTACCCCTCGGTATATCGGCTGATTCTGAGTCTGAGCTTAAGATTTACTTCAAATAGCCTGTATATGttgttaaatgaatgaatcacaGCAAAGTTCAGGATGTGAAGTAGTGCAAAATGTTGAAGGCATTTTGAGtcacaaaaaaagactaattgaaaaagaaaaaaattagatttttgaaAAAAGCTCCTTTATGATATAATATGAAATAGTCTATAGCCCACAACAGCAGTTAGAAATGACTGTTTTCTTACAGCAGGTATTGATAGTTAACTTTTCTGTAAATAAGATTTCTCTACGCATTACACAAATGTGATGGTGAGCTTCTGctgttttactgttttctaATGATCTCATCTCTTCTTCTCACAGAGAATCAGCATCATGACCAGGTCTGTGCGGGAGGAACAGGTGTCGGCGGagtcagaggagcagcaggagcttCTCAGCgcggaagaagaagaagaagaagacatagagagagaaggaggaggagaaggggaggacgaggaggaccacctccaccacctggaagacgacgaggaggaggacgaggaagaagatgaagaggaggacggaGAAAACAAACCCAAAAGACGAgggccaaagaagaagaagatgacgaAGGCTCGCATACAGAGGTGAAgagttttttcttatttgcttggtttgatttaaaaaaaaaaaaggggtttcaAGATAAAATCCAAATATATGTAAAGATTGTCCTGAAGGTGGCGCTGGAGATAAGGGTCAGGGTTCATCCTCTGAGGAGCAGGAGTGTGGTCTATGGAAATCTGACCCATCAAAAATGTCTTCCACAGCAAAGTATTTAAAGGACTAACATCCCCATAAATCAACAAAACATCCAAacttcaattaaaataaatatgctaaaataatgataattataATCTTTGATAAATATATtcaagaaggagagaaaatctttgtttatttgtttatttgtaagaTCTGGGAGTATGTTGAAGTGGGCCTCTACCCATTTACAGTTGGACAAGTAGGCTTCTGTCATCTGTTAATAACACAGTGTAGAAAAGTCTTGCTGAGTCAGATTTACTTTCCTAAGAAAAATACTTTATATTATGACTACTTTCACATTATTTCTtaagataaattaaaataaaacttaaacacatgaacaaaggACTCAAACGATGGATTATTGTCCCAGTCCTCAACTCTTTCTTCTACTTTTCTATATACAGATGACATCCACAATTGGTGACATATATAGTAATTCATTAAGCTTCATATTCAtacaatgtaaaaataaatatgattcatgtatatatatatatatatgtatatagtATCTAAACTTCTTCCTCGGCTTGGCAGAAAGCTGCACCTGTACTCTCGTGTAAAGATTACCTTTCCGTCCGTAACTGCTCGTCCAAAACATTCAAATCTCTCTAAGTGCTCTCTGACAAAATACAGATGGCAGAAGAGAAatgaataaacaacattttttaacttcagtttCATTCTTTGTCTTTGAGGTTAGCAAAGCAGCAGTACTTTCATATTGCTTGTCCCACAATTTTTCTGACAGGCTGCTTCTTGGATGCTGATGACGAGGATGTCACAGAAGCACTagttgttaaaatgtctaattaTAAATCCACTTTGTGCTTCTGCAGGTTTAAAGTTCGTCGGATGAAAGCTAACGCCAGAGAAAGGAACCGCATGCACGGTCTGAACGACGCTCTGGAGAGTCTGCGGAAAGTCGTCCCTTGTTATTCCAAAACGCAGAAACTGTCGAAGATCGAGACGCTCCGTCTCGCCAAGAACTACATCTGGGCCCTGAGCGAGGTCCTTCGCTCCGGGAAGGCACCCGACCTCATGAGTTTCGTCCAGGCTCTCTGCAAAGGTCAGTGTCACCTTATAGGAGCAAACTGAGCCGGGTTAACTAAATCTGAGTTAATCTGCATAATGTCTGAATGAAATCAAGATAAAGAGGAACACTGTGAGCATGGGGATTCAACCACTGAGAAGCTTCTTTAACTAAATGTCAGCGAAACCTAGAAGTTCCCCTTAGTGTCAAAATTGGAAAGATATCTGGAGCAGTTTCAACCTAAATAGGAACCAATACGTTTTAgtgcaaagaaaatgtaatagTTTTGGATGGAAAATTCccattatgtaaaaaaaagacaaagacaagtCAAGAGCTGTGCCAGCACAGAGCGggaacctccagtgttgaaaaatgaagccaatgctgaagtgccaAAAGTGTCAAGGGTCCACTTGAGTCTTGCTGCAGAAGcgctggaagtcacatacacacccattcaaacaatgcctgtttttacagcagaaataaacacagacaaacagcctggttcaaaacgATGTTTGTCAAGAGGCTCAAGACTCCCCTCATCTCCTGCTTTTAGCATTTTTTAGGCTGATAGGAAGCTAGGTGGAGACAGCATTTCTAGCATGGTGACCGTTACATTACATGATATTTGTCATACATTCAGGAGGTACAGATACCGATGTCCAGAGAGAGGTATTAACAGGAATCTTATGTAACATATTGATCAGTATTGAcgtgttgttgtctttgtgttctcAGGTTTGTCTCAGCCGACCACCAACCTGGTTGCAGGCTGCCTGCAGCTGAATCCACGGACGTTCCTACCCGAGCAGACGCCCGACATGCCGACTCACCTCCCCCCTGCTGGCACTGTCACCTACCCTGGACACTTCTCCTACCAGAGCCCCGGGCTGACGGCCGGCCTGCCCAGCCCGCCCTACGGCACCATGGATCCCTCCCACATCTTCCACCAGGTCAAAGGGCAGCCCTACGGCCCGCTCGAGCCCTTCTTTGATGGCGTCCTGGTGTCGGACGGCCCGGCGTTTGACCCGCCCCTGAGCCCGCCGCTCAGCATCAACGGGAACTTCACGTCCTTCAAGCACGAAGCCGTCTCAGCCGCCGAGTACGACAAGAGTTTCTCGTTCAGCGTTCactatggaggaggaggagcggcaGGCGGACACCCGGCCATCTACGGAGGAGGGTCCAACCCGCGGTGCGCCGAGATGCCGGTGGACGGGATGATGAGCTTTGATGGACACTCACACCATGAGCGGCTGATGAACGCCCAGCTGAACGCCATCTTCCACGACTcctgagggagaggaggatgaaggactGAGAGGCTGATGAAGGCAGAGAGACATACAAAGAAACCGttagatagagagacagacagttcTGTGTCTATCACTTCAAacctgtctttctctgtcttcttttctgtcttcatcATGTCACTCCTCGTTAGTATGGTCATAAAAACGATGACATCgtgatgatgtcacattgaTGACATCACCTTCTTTATAGCGCTTCATCCTGCAGGAGACGCTCTCTGAATGTCTCTTTATTATCcatattatcatttaaaaagaatCAATAAGCAATAATCCGGAAGAAAACTATGCAATTTTGTTAAAGTCTGAGCCAAGCTCGGCTGATAATTCCAAATGTTATAAGAATAAAGATTTCTCTATTTTTGGTCAGTGTGCGAGGCAGCGTGGAGCCGGCGTTGGGGCCGAAGTGTTCATGTTGTTCATGTGGTTTTTACTTTTTGCATTTTATAAAGTTCCTGTAGTGTTTCTGTTAACATTTCATGTGACtcttgtttatattttataacaTAGATGTTTATGAAGGCCTTTCATTAAAGGGAATTCAATGTGATTAAAATCTGAGACTCCGTTCTtcagcaacaacacaaaaaaacatcaacgaACAAATCGAGATGACTGTGATTCAGATCGATTTCATCATCTTCAGTCTTGTTTAGTGAGGTtcacttcatttaaaacaagctCTTCTCAAAAGtatagtaacacacacacacacaaaataaaacaaatcacatttttgcattaatttaaacaaatatgGCTCATGTTATATATTATGTTGAGGTGTTCACTCAAAATTTCCCGAATTCTTTTTACATGTTCAAACCTAGGTAAACCTAAATTGTAAgttataatgttttttatttggttcACTGTCTTCCAAGAAACAGAGGTGCATCCAAGATGATGAATCGCATTTCAGAACTGTTTATATAAGCTTATGTTATAAACGACATAATCTGGATAATTGTGAATCATGAGTTGCATAAATTAGGCATTTATAAAAAGTACATGAGCACTTTTTTTGGATTTATGTTTGggcattttttgcctttatttgggtaggacagtggatagagtagtaaatcggggagagagagagagggagagcagggaagacatgcaggaaaggagcaacaggttgAATTTGAAaccaggactatagcctctacACATGACGCGCATCCCAACCCATCTGGG is a window of Labrus mixtus chromosome 13, fLabMix1.1, whole genome shotgun sequence DNA encoding:
- the neurod1 gene encoding neurogenic differentiation factor 1; translated protein: MTRSVREEQVSAESEEQQELLSAEEEEEEDIEREGGGEGEDEEDHLHHLEDDEEEDEEEDEEEDGENKPKRRGPKKKKMTKARIQRFKVRRMKANARERNRMHGLNDALESLRKVVPCYSKTQKLSKIETLRLAKNYIWALSEVLRSGKAPDLMSFVQALCKGLSQPTTNLVAGCLQLNPRTFLPEQTPDMPTHLPPAGTVTYPGHFSYQSPGLTAGLPSPPYGTMDPSHIFHQVKGQPYGPLEPFFDGVLVSDGPAFDPPLSPPLSINGNFTSFKHEAVSAAEYDKSFSFSVHYGGGGAAGGHPAIYGGGSNPRCAEMPVDGMMSFDGHSHHERLMNAQLNAIFHDS